Genomic window (Vibrio gallicus):
ACCATCCGCGTGATGCCAAGATGGTGGTCGCTTTTGATTCAGAAAATGACATTACATGGCAAACGCTTCAACAAGACGTAGCAAGCGTCGTGGGGCAACTTGAAAATACAAACGCCCATAGAGTTGCACTGACTTTTCTATGCAGTTATCAATTTAGCGTCGCTCTGCTGGCATGTTGCTTCTCAAATAAACACATTGTTCTGCCAGGCAATTATCAATCACAAGCGCTTAATGAGCTTGGTAGTGAGTTTGACCTACTCCTACATGACAACGCCATCGATCCAACCACTCAAGAGGTTAGCTGCGCATGGTTAGATTTGCATTCAACCAACCGCGGCGCGATACAGTGGCCAGTACTAGACCCAAAACAGATTGCGTTGACCCTATTTACATCAGGCTCAAGTGGTCAACCTAAGGCTATCCATAAATCCCTATACCAGCTCAGCCATGAAGTGGAAATTCTAGAGGCTTTATGGGGCGAACAGTTAACAGATACGCGCATCTATAGCACGGTATCTCATCAGCACATCTACGGCTTGTTATACCGCATACTTTGGCCTCTTTGTGCCGCACGCCCGTTTTCAACCACTAATCTAGAATATCCAGAGCAGCTCGTACATATCGCGAGTAATAAATCAACGCTCATAAGTAGCCCTGCGCTTCTTAAGCGCCTTACCGCTGAACATCAGCAAGGTAAGATTCGCTGCGTCTTTTCTTCCGGTGGCCCCCTTAGTAACAATGCAGCCAATCACGCCAAGTTATTATTAGGCCATTATCCAATCGAAGTTTTTGGAAGCACAGAAACTGGTGGAATCGCCCATCGTCAGCAAGTTACCACCAGCCAACCGTGGCAGCTTTTCCCCAATGTGAGTGCTAAACTCAACGATGAGGGCTGTTTAAGGCTAATGGCAGAGCACATTAGTCCTTCATCTTGGTATCAAACAGCGGATCAATGTCGCTTGTTTGACGATACCCATTTTGAATTATTGGGCCGTACAGACCGCGTGGTAAAGATCGAAGAAAAACGCGTTTCTTTGGTTGAGGTTGAGAAGCGGTTAGACCAGCTCGAGTGGGTGGAAGAATCCGCAGTTATTTCGATGCAAGATGGCAATCGTTTATCGTTGTTCGCCACATTAGTACTGACTGCGCAAGGTGACGAACAGTTCACCACGTTAGGCAAGGGTAAATTTTGGTTGGCAATTCGCGCGAAACTTAGACTTTGGTTAGAGCCCGTTGCCATTCCAAGAAAGATACGCACCGTAAAAGAAATCCCTTTAAACAGCCAAGGCAAGCGTCAGGTTGCAGAGATTGAGAAATTGTTCGCAAATGAACAACAAGGTAAGGCATAACAAAGTAATGGATAAACGAAAACCCACTCTTGTTCAATCGAAGGTTGACACCTCTCATGCCATCCTTCAATTCAATGTAGATTCAGATATACTTGATTTTCAAGGGCATTTTAGTCAATTCCCGCTTTTACCCGGAGTGACTCAAATAGACTGGGCACTGCACTATGCCATCAAATACCTAAACACCCCTCCGGCATTTAAAGGGATGGAAGTAATTAAATTTCAAGAGCCTATTTTGCCAGGCAGCACTGCCTTTCTCGAACTAAATTGGGACAGCGAAAAACAAAAATTGGCCTTTAAATATACCTCACTCGATGGTGAGCGTATTGTGGTGCATTCTTCGGGAAAAATGAAGCTAGGGGCAGTAAGTGAGTAACTATCATCCATGCTTTCTTATTCCTTGCTACAACCATGGAAGCACCATCGCCAGTGTCATCCAATCGCTAAGTCCTTTTTCAATGCCTATTATCCTCGTTGATGATGGTAGCAATCAACAGACCAAGGCCGCGTTGCAACAAATACTGCAACCGG
Coding sequences:
- a CDS encoding AMP-binding protein, whose protein sequence is MTQKPPSFRPITHLFHHPRDAKMVVAFDSENDITWQTLQQDVASVVGQLENTNAHRVALTFLCSYQFSVALLACCFSNKHIVLPGNYQSQALNELGSEFDLLLHDNAIDPTTQEVSCAWLDLHSTNRGAIQWPVLDPKQIALTLFTSGSSGQPKAIHKSLYQLSHEVEILEALWGEQLTDTRIYSTVSHQHIYGLLYRILWPLCAARPFSTTNLEYPEQLVHIASNKSTLISSPALLKRLTAEHQQGKIRCVFSSGGPLSNNAANHAKLLLGHYPIEVFGSTETGGIAHRQQVTTSQPWQLFPNVSAKLNDEGCLRLMAEHISPSSWYQTADQCRLFDDTHFELLGRTDRVVKIEEKRVSLVEVEKRLDQLEWVEESAVISMQDGNRLSLFATLVLTAQGDEQFTTLGKGKFWLAIRAKLRLWLEPVAIPRKIRTVKEIPLNSQGKRQVAEIEKLFANEQQGKA
- a CDS encoding ApeI family dehydratase → MDKRKPTLVQSKVDTSHAILQFNVDSDILDFQGHFSQFPLLPGVTQIDWALHYAIKYLNTPPAFKGMEVIKFQEPILPGSTAFLELNWDSEKQKLAFKYTSLDGERIVVHSSGKMKLGAVSE